A genomic stretch from Xiphophorus maculatus strain JP 163 A chromosome 14, X_maculatus-5.0-male, whole genome shotgun sequence includes:
- the LOC102234450 gene encoding liver-expressed antimicrobial peptide 2-like encodes MEQQSFFTHRKALVVMCIAVFLLTQQAHAGPLISRLQSGSDQIQDVRGEHTEHMLKRIARMTPLWRIMSSKPSGAFCQNNFECATGLCREGRCSTNQRPSSEPVKY; translated from the exons ATGGAACAGCAAAGCTTCTTCACTCACAGAAAAGCATTGGTGGTGATGTGCATTGCAGTATTTTTGCTGACCCAGCAG GCACATGCAGGTCCGCTGATATCACGGCTTCAGTCTGGCTCTGACCAGATCCAAGACGTAAGAGGGGAACACACAGAGCACATGCTGAAAAGAATTGCCCGCATGACCCCACTATGGAGGATCATGAGCAGCAAACCATCTGGAGCTTTCTGCCAAAACAACTTTGAATGCGCGACTGGACTCTGCAG GGAGGGACGCTGCTCTACAAACCAACGCCCCTCATCAGAGCCTGTGAAATATTAG